GAAAAATATTGACCGCTACCGTCAGACCTACGCTTTCGGTGCAGGTACCAAGAAAATGTACGATTACTTAGACGACAACCCAGAGCTAATGAGTGCTCCGGTTGACTATACCAACGATATCCGTTCCATCTCTGCACTCGATAACTTTATCTCCATCAACAACGCCGTTGATATCGACCTCTTCGGTCAGGTCAATGCAGAGTCAGCAGGTATCAAGCAGATCAGTGGTGCCGGCGGACAGTTAGACTTCGTATTAGGTGCTTATCTGTCAAAAGGCGGCAAGAGCTTTATCTGCCTGTCCTCGACCTTTAAGACCAAAGACGGACAGGTACAGTCAAGAATCCGCCCGACATTGGCAAACGGTTCCATCGTAACTGATACCCGTGCCAACACACATTATGTTGTAACGGAATATGGTAAAGTAAATGTCAAAGGACTTTCCGCTTGGCAGAAAGCCGAAGCATTGATCTCCATCGCTCACCCGGATTTCCGTGACGAGCTGATCAAAGAAGCAGAAAGAATGCACATCTGGAGACGCAGCAACAAATAGATTGCTTGTAAACTTTATAATTCATAGGATGTAATTTCCTATGAATTATAGAATGGACGCTCCGCGAACATTCTATTATCACGAATCAAGAAAAAGGCAGAACCGCTTCATCCCCGGTTCTGCCTTTTCTTCTTATACTGTCACTCTTTGTTTTTTCAATAAATTCCACCCCAGCACTGCCATAATAACTGCTGCCACAACTCCGGCGGCAAACAGATACTGCACGATATTTTCCAGACCGATCTGTTCACCAAGCTGATGCATCTTTGCTGCCATCACTTCATTTTCACTCAATTTGACCGGCACAAGTGTGAGAAACATCCAGATCGCCCATACTACCCAGAATGCTTTCATGCCAAACCTAAGGATCACAGCCCCTAAAAACAGTTCAACAACCGTCATTCCAACGATAACCGCAAGAAGATATTTCCACTGAAAATACTGTGTAACATCCAGTATAATTTCACACTGCGGATAGATCACACTGATTAATGCAAGTTCTATCTTTCCAAGTACAAACAGTAACAATTCCAAGCCTGCAAGTTCCACCATATTAAACAATGCATAGCTTCCCACAAATGATTTTCTTGTTGCGCCCATAGACAGCGCCATATTAAACTCTCCAACAAATGAAAATGTGATTCCAAAGAAATGCATAAATACCAATATAATCATCCCAATCAGCATTCCAAGCGTTACACATTCTTTTTCCACGGTGTTTGCCCGGATAATCATCATAACAATGATTCCAAACACATAACCGCCAAATGCAGCCACAAGGAACTGCAACACTTCCATCTTTCTTGTTTTACACTGTATCAAAAAATTTTCGATCATTTTTCACACCCTGCGCCTTTCATATCGTCCCGGTTTTCTGCACAAATTTATTACACACGAACTTCATACTTTGACACAACACGAAGCATCATGACCAGGCTTATTACATAAAACACTGCCGCTGCAACTGCACCGATCACAAGCACTCCTGCAACAATACTGCCGGACAGGCTTTCAACCCATGCGATCACCGTATCACAAAACCCGACTCCTGTAACAAAACCGGCACCCACAAAAAATACCACTGCTATCGTTATAATAATTCCTACCGCCATTCCCTTTTTTCCATAATGCATCTGCAATACAGCACAGATCTGTCCGAATGCTATGCAGAAAAGGAACGCTTCCGCAATCAGTATATTTTTAAAGCCTTCCAATCTGCCAACTGACATATAGCCTGTAAAAAGGATAAACAGATATGACGTGACTGCATAGACTGCATACAAAAGCTGTGCTCCCCATGCAGCCTCTTTTCTGCCAGAGCCAAAGGAAATGACCATCGGGATATACGCACCTGCATAACTGATTGGTCCGATGTAATTAAACATAATTCCTATAAGGATGGCAAAAAGATTGGCATTTTGCCAGAATCCATCGTCGGCACTGTTACCCAGGCTGAAAAAGAAGCCATACAATATAACAAAACCCATAAGGATCGCTGTCATCTGCACGCCATATTTCCCCCAGAAAAGCAGATTCCTTTTTATTATCATTTTAGACTGTTCCATTTTCCATTCCTCCCGCTATTTCCTAGTCATCTAATCCGCACAGTGAAACAAATAATTTCTCCAGGCTGATTGGCTGTATCGTCACATCATAACCCTTTGGCAGCGCCTGGTCTTCTTTTAAAAGTATGGTCACACTCTTGCTGCGTCCCATTTTTTCCTCGTGATGTTTCTCATATCCTTCCGTCGCCCGGTCTACCACTTCCGCAAGTCCGCTGACATGGTAACTTCTCTCCAACAGATCCTGTGTATTTTCTTTCAGCAAAAGACTGCCATCCTTAATCATAATGACCTCTTCCATCAGGTCTGCTGCCTCCTCGATAATGTGCGTGGATATCACAAAAGTCCGTCCTGTCTCTGTATACTCTTCCATCAGTTTATGGTAAAAGTACTCGCGCATCACAACATCTAACCCCGCCACCGGCTCATCTAAAAATGTGAAATCCGCTTTGCTGGCAAGTGCAACAATGATCGTTACCATGGAAAGCATACCTTTTGACATTTTGTTGATGCGCTGTTTCGTGTTCAATTCAAACTTCTCGATCAGCTCATCTGCCATCTTCTGATCCCAGTTCGGATAATAATAAGATGCATTCTTTAAATACTCTTTTACTTTTAAAGCACTGGCACCGCTTCCATACAGGTTGGTCGACAGTTCTCTCGAAAAGCAGATATGATCTAATGCTTTTCTATTTTCCCAGACCTTTTCACCATTCCATGTCACACTTCCCTCTGTCGACGGATTCTGCGCGGACAAGATTGATAACAGTGTTGTTTTTCCTGCACCGTTTCTTCCGATCAGACCATAGATTTTTCCTTTTTCCAGTGTAAAATCTATATTTTTTAAAACCTCTTTTTTCCCATAACTCTTATTGACATTGCTGCAAATGATTGCTTCCATTTTATTTTCCCCCTTTTATTTATCTGCTGACTGAATCATTTTAATGACCTCATTTTTATCAAGTCCTAAACTCGCTGCTTCCTCTAATAACTTTTTGACATAGTGCGTATAAAACTCATTTCGTCTGCGGTTTAAAATGTTTTCTTTTGCCCCTTCTGCTACAAACATGCCGATTCCTCTTTTCTTATATAAGATTCCTTCATCTACCAATATATTTACGCCCTTTGCTGCGGTCGCCGGGTTGATCGCATATAGCTTTGCCAGCTCATTGGTACTCGGCACACGCTCTTCCTCCAGAAGAATATCCCTCAAAATATCTGTTTCGATCATTTCTGCGATCTGCAGATAAATGGATTTCTCCTGCGTTAATATTTCATTCATGCATAATGGCTCCTTTCTCAAATTTTTATATTTCGTCACTTCGTTATTTAGTTATATGGTTCATTACTTGTGTAACTAACCATAGCACCAAGATGTGATATTGTCAACTATTTTATTCAAAAAATTTTTTATAATAAAAAAGCAACACCATCATAACTGATCTGTAAATCAGATCGTTATGTGTGTTGCTTTAAACATTCCCCTTTTATTCCTGCGTTCTGCCCCCGGACATCCGCTCACGGATCTCCACTCCGGTCGGTGTTCCGGCAAGTCCACCTTTTCCTGTCTCCCGGATATCTTCGGACATGCTTCTTCCAATGCTTCGCATCGCATCGATCACTTCATCCGGCGGAATTTTACTGAATATGCCGGCTCTCGTCAGATCGGCAGAAGTCAGCGCATTGACTGCTCCCATCACATTTCGTTTGACACACGGCACTTCCACTAATCCGGCAACCGGATCACAGGCAAGTCCCAGCAGATTTTTTAATGCCAGTGCTGCCGCATTTGCGATCTCTTTTGCACTGCCTCCTAATAAGTGCATGACACCGCCAGCCGCCATCGCAGATGCCGAACCTATCTCCGCCTGACAGCCGCCCGCTGCACCAGCTAAAAAAGCCCGCTCTGCGATCACGCCGCCGATGCCTGCTGCCACAAACAATGCCTCCACCATTTTCTCTTCGGAATATCCCTTTTCTTCCTGCAGACTCAGAAATACTGCTGGAACAACACCACATGAACCAGCCGTCGGCGCCGCCACGATACGCTTCATGCAGGCATTCGACTCACTGGTTTTTAATGCCTTTTCCATGACTTTCCCAATAAAATCGCCGCATAGTAAATTACCCGCAGCCCTTGCATCCATCATTTTTTTGCCCTCTGTGCCGACAAGCCCGCTCTCGGATTTTAATTTTTCATCATAACGCTCGTCCGCATCCTTCATTGCCTGATACATCGCGCGCATCTGCCCAAAAGACACATCCTCCGTGATTCCCTGTTCCCGGCAGTCATCCTCCTGCACGATCTTCCAAAATGGTTTCCCGGATGCTTCTTCTAATTCACATAATTCCTGTAATGATCCATACATAAAAATCTCCATTCCTGCGTGTGAAAAATGTTATTTTTCACACTACTTCCAACTTTCTATGATATATTTTGATTAATGTATCAAAAGGTGTATTAATCTCTACTCTTCCACCAGACTGCAATACGTTACCTTTAATATACCCTCTAAGCGCTCTAACCATGCAAGTGATTCTTTCGGCACTTCCTGATCACACTCTATGACCATGACAGCATTGCCGCCTCTGCTTTTCCGGTAAAGCTGCATTGTGGCAATATTGACGCCTTTATGGGCAAGCATGGATGTTACCTCGGTAACATGTCCCGGCTGGTCGATATTATGCACGATCAGTGTCGGATAATCGCCACTGAAATTGGCAGTGATCCCGTCAAGCTCGCAGATCTGTATCCGCCCGCCTCCGATCGAAGCTGCAATCACTTCAAGTGTACGCCCGGAAATACCTGTCAGATTCATTTTCACCGAATTTGGATGAACATCACCGAGGTCGATCCCCTCTAGGGAAAATCTCATTCCTCTCTTCTCCGCAATCCTGAAACTGTCCGGTATTGCCGGATCATCCACCTGCATTCCTAATAATCCGGCAATCAGCGCCTTATCTGTGCCGTGTCCCTTGCCCGTCGCAAGGAACGAACCATGAAAGTATATTTTTGCTTCTTTTACTTCTTCCGCCAGCAGTTTACGGCTGACTCTCCCGATTCTGACGGCTCCCGCCGTATGCGAACTGGACGGGCCGACCATTACAGGTCCGATGATATCTAACAGGTTCATATCTTATCTCCGTTCTCATAAGTATTTACTTATGTTTTCTATAATTTTATCCTATTTGAAGTTATATCAAATTTATGATACATTTTAATTGCTATATACACACACACATTTATAGCATAGAAAAGAACAGTATTTCCACCGTAGAAATCCTGTTCTTTTTTTATGTAATAGGAAATTTTACTCTACCTCTCATCATTCCCATATTGACGTACAATATCCATAAAATCACGCAGTGGATCATTCCAAACCTTATGTGGATGATATACCAGATTTAAGTTTCTTCCAAGACAAATATCTTCTACTTTTATTTCCACCAGACGGCCAGCCTTTAAATATTCCTCAATCAGAAAATATGGCAGTACCGAAATACCAAATCCATCTTCCACCGCCTGTACGAGTACTTTTGTGCTCCGGCTCTCCCATAAAGGTTCGATTACGCAGTCTTTTGTCCTTAAAATAGCTTCAAACCGGTCACGTACACCGGCTCCCTTTTCCCGCAAAAGAAAAGTTTCTTTTTTCAGATCCTCAAACCTGACATGCTCCATGCCCGCCAACGGATGACCGGGTGCTGCAACAACAAGAGTCCTGTCCTTTGCAAACGGCTCCTGTATATAGTCCGTCTCACCAGGCAGATCTTCCATGATACCCAGATCGATCTGATGCGTTCTTAAAAGTTCCATCAGCTTTACCGATCCACTGACAATCACTTTCACACGAATGTCCGGATATTTTTTTTCAAATGTACGGATAAATCCACGCAGCATTTTTACTCCAACCGAAAGGTTTGCACCGATACGGATCGTCCGCACACCTTCCGTTTCTTTCAAATGCTGTTCTAAATCATGATACAGTCCAAGGATATGACACGCATACTGATAGAGCAGCCTGCCGCTCTCCGTCGGTACTACTTTGCGGTTATAGCGCTCTAAAAAGCAGACACCGCTCTCCTGCTCTAACTCCTTG
The Roseburia rectibacter DNA segment above includes these coding regions:
- a CDS encoding membrane-spanning protein yields the protein MEQSKMIIKRNLLFWGKYGVQMTAILMGFVILYGFFFSLGNSADDGFWQNANLFAILIGIMFNYIGPISYAGAYIPMVISFGSGRKEAAWGAQLLYAVYAVTSYLFILFTGYMSVGRLEGFKNILIAEAFLFCIAFGQICAVLQMHYGKKGMAVGIIITIAVVFFVGAGFVTGVGFCDTVIAWVESLSGSIVAGVLVIGAVAAAVFYVISLVMMLRVVSKYEVRV
- a CDS encoding ABC transporter ATP-binding protein: MEAIICSNVNKSYGKKEVLKNIDFTLEKGKIYGLIGRNGAGKTTLLSILSAQNPSTEGSVTWNGEKVWENRKALDHICFSRELSTNLYGSGASALKVKEYLKNASYYYPNWDQKMADELIEKFELNTKQRINKMSKGMLSMVTIIVALASKADFTFLDEPVAGLDVVMREYFYHKLMEEYTETGRTFVISTHIIEEAADLMEEVIMIKDGSLLLKENTQDLLERSYHVSGLAEVVDRATEGYEKHHEEKMGRSKSVTILLKEDQALPKGYDVTIQPISLEKLFVSLCGLDD
- a CDS encoding GntR family transcriptional regulator is translated as MNEILTQEKSIYLQIAEMIETDILRDILLEEERVPSTNELAKLYAINPATAAKGVNILVDEGILYKKRGIGMFVAEGAKENILNRRRNEFYTHYVKKLLEEAASLGLDKNEVIKMIQSADK
- the sdaAA gene encoding L-serine ammonia-lyase, iron-sulfur-dependent, subunit alpha, which encodes MYGSLQELCELEEASGKPFWKIVQEDDCREQGITEDVSFGQMRAMYQAMKDADERYDEKLKSESGLVGTEGKKMMDARAAGNLLCGDFIGKVMEKALKTSESNACMKRIVAAPTAGSCGVVPAVFLSLQEEKGYSEEKMVEALFVAAGIGGVIAERAFLAGAAGGCQAEIGSASAMAAGGVMHLLGGSAKEIANAAALALKNLLGLACDPVAGLVEVPCVKRNVMGAVNALTSADLTRAGIFSKIPPDEVIDAMRSIGRSMSEDIRETGKGGLAGTPTGVEIRERMSGGRTQE
- the sdaAB gene encoding L-serine ammonia-lyase, iron-sulfur-dependent subunit beta → MNLLDIIGPVMVGPSSSHTAGAVRIGRVSRKLLAEEVKEAKIYFHGSFLATGKGHGTDKALIAGLLGMQVDDPAIPDSFRIAEKRGMRFSLEGIDLGDVHPNSVKMNLTGISGRTLEVIAASIGGGRIQICELDGITANFSGDYPTLIVHNIDQPGHVTEVTSMLAHKGVNIATMQLYRKSRGGNAVMVIECDQEVPKESLAWLERLEGILKVTYCSLVEE
- a CDS encoding LysR family transcriptional regulator, encoding MNNRQLTIFRTVCEEGSMTKAAEKLYMTQPAVSQTIKELEQESGVCFLERYNRKVVPTESGRLLYQYACHILGLYHDLEQHLKETEGVRTIRIGANLSVGVKMLRGFIRTFEKKYPDIRVKVIVSGSVKLMELLRTHQIDLGIMEDLPGETDYIQEPFAKDRTLVVAAPGHPLAGMEHVRFEDLKKETFLLREKGAGVRDRFEAILRTKDCVIEPLWESRSTKVLVQAVEDGFGISVLPYFLIEEYLKAGRLVEIKVEDICLGRNLNLVYHPHKVWNDPLRDFMDIVRQYGNDER